Genomic window (Megamonas funiformis):
CACCAGCTAAAGTCATCAAAGTATAGTAAATGAAAATAATTATAATACTTATACCAAAACCGATAGAAGAAGAACTACGATTTGGTTGAATGCCAAGTGGCGCCCCAATTAAAGCAAACATCAAGCTAGCCATTGGCACTGTAAAACGTTGATATAATTCTATCTCTAATTTTTTAGTATCTACATATTGAGATTTCATTATATTAATTTGTTCACGAAGTTCTTTAATTGTCATTTCATCAGGTTTTTTCTGACTTTTAATAATCTGTTTAGGAGTTTGATTTATTGGCAAAACTTGTGAGTCAAATTTCATCATACGTTCTGTGTTTGGTTGAGATAAATCATATAATACGCCATTATACATTACCCATTCATCAACACTCCATTTAGCATATTCTGCATTTTCTACACGCACCATTTTGCCTTGTTCAAATTCCTGTATGGATAAATTATCTAAATTGCCTGTTTCAGCATCATATTTACGAGCATATACTAATCTTTGGATATTACCATCTTGGATTTGTTTGATAATTATATGCTCTTGAGATTCTGGAGATGTATTTCCTTGAATTTCATATCGCACTAAATCAGCATAAGCTTGGTTAGATGCAGGTACTACATATTCATTAAAGCCAATGGAAAAAATACTAACGCCAAGAGAAAAAGCTATAACTGGTGTTACTAATCGTTTAAAACTAACACCACATGCCTTCATAGCAATAATTTCACTATTGCCTGATAATCTACCAAATGTCAACAATGCTGCAAGCAACATAGAC
Coding sequences:
- a CDS encoding LptF/LptG family permease, encoding MRILDKYILKETIMTFIFGICAFSAVFLGSGTLLRIAQYITQYGASFSAIVRLIIYSLPGIIVWTFPMSMLLAALLTFGRLSGNSEIIAMKACGVSFKRLVTPVIAFSLGVSIFSIGFNEYVVPASNQAYADLVRYEIQGNTSPESQEHIIIKQIQDGNIQRLVYARKYDAETGNLDNLSIQEFEQGKMVRVENAEYAKWSVDEWVMYNGVLYDLSQPNTERMMKFDSQVLPINQTPKQIIKSQKKPDEMTIKELREQINIMKSQYVDTKKLEIELYQRFTVPMASLMFALIGAPLGIQPNRSSSSIGFGISIIIIFIYYTLMTLAGAIGQNSFIPPVIAVWIPNIVTLIAGIYLIRKESK